The Marmota flaviventris isolate mMarFla1 chromosome Y, mMarFla1.hap1, whole genome shotgun sequence DNA window aaacactaaaacaaaatttcttgtgtaacaaggtggttgtgctctacagttataatctagcccagaaccaatcactttgaaaattgtgcatgttcctgttctgagggaccatatttgcctatggagctacatatccatgtgtatctctggctttcaaccagacctggtacctcagaacttacgttttgttataattattgttgttgtaattattgttgttgctgttgttatataaattcacatttatataaaagcttaaaaaatagtacatagtatgtccatatcttctttatggtcactaaatgttgagtcacaggtaggctgtctcattacaattagtatacgagtatctgtatgttgtgaaccaggacatgcccttatataagtacagtatgattgaaaacacaagtacattaatattaataaaattctacaattattaacattttgttaaatatttaaaattcatcccttagcaaaaaaaaaaaaaaaaaaaaaaaaaaaaaaaaaaaacaaatcttgattaagattcaacctatgtatgtatattacattcaatttttctttgttcttaatttaagttggaaaggcccttcatacattcattttatccatgttcttgatattttctaaaagttcttgccaatatggaaatgatcaaagaagggtaagttatgtgagatgaaaaaagtactgataactaaagtactccctacagccaagctggtggtactatatgaacatcaagcaaatagtaacaataacgagttataaccaatatataagaatctatgagtccatttgcttatttattaatatcaatattcatattgaataagtaagcaaataaataaatgtcattgatgggaaagctgcttattatattatacttataacctaaaaatgaagaagcagtgagaaaaataggaaaaatattttgtaaaacaaaatatcaatacaagttaaaatctatgctgtcaaaaatcatcaatggatgctctgtcaaaaatgcaactaaaattgaagtattaacatagtctgatattacttcctttggacctttattggtgaaaaaaatcaaaacagtatctttataatggaaaacttcaataaactccatcttactcaggtgataaaagttaaaatcaccaataatgagatgtcaaatataccaatataatgtactgagcattgaagaacagtacttcaatgacattctggtcagaatggataacaagaatctaatgatgtaaaaatatgagctgcagcccaataaaggaacattctgcaacctagctaacttatataactaccgacattctgtgggttgttttcctttgatttttgtttgtttggtttagccattctctcttatgaagtttatttttccaggtttttcttggattctctctctctctctctctctctctctctctctctctctctccctctcccttcccctctctcacagcccctgcccctccccctctcttcccactttcctccctccatccctcaaaaaaacatatatgtaggtaagttctatgcatatatctgagatcttctgcacatagcacagtaatgctgtctcaatgttactgtataaaactgcataatggacaccgatctcagcttagctgacaaagtactcattttgtaagcactcagataattatatgatactcattaagttctaccaagttaatgatgaaaattcattttctttaatataccaggactgtttcagtgtacaGGAAAAGAACAGTACCGCTGGCAACTGCTTTGCTTTGTACCTCTATGCAGATTCCAGAGGGGCAACTATGTGCAATTTGCCTttccaaaggaagcaatcaaatatcttcatgtttgttgtgccacaaaaacaagacctcagctctgccatgattttattctcttttagtgctgagtaatatcccattgtgtatatatgacacatttttttttttttatccattcatccactgaagggcatctacgctgggtccactgtttagctattgagaattgtgctgctataaacattgatgtggctatgaccctgtagtatgctgcttttaagaagaggataaacaatcaacaaatatatgaaaaaatgctcatcatctctagcaatcagaaaatgcaatcagaactactctaagatatcatttcactccagtcagaatgaagaCTCTTCTTCATTCTAGCttaattttgaacatatataGCCCCCTTTTGGTTCCTCAGTCACTTCTCCCCAGCATGTGACaggaatttgttaaattcattcagtcCCTTCTGATTCATTCTCCTTTCACAGATGAAAGGTGAATTCAGCTCTTTCATATGTTAAGGGATTTGGACATTTCAGGAATAAACTATTAGCAGGTCCACTTGGGTACATATCGAAAATCACAACCGACAGCTACctttaggcttttcttttctagatttcacATGTGAGGGAACCCCTGAGATATTTGTAGAActgagaaatattattaataagaaattatctcatagtttctatGAGTCAAGAATCTGGGTTCAGATTGGTTGTCCTCTAGCTCTGGGTCTGTTTTATAAGGGTGAATTATCCCAAGGCTCAACTGGGAAGGATCCTCTTCCTAATTAAATCAAGTAGCTGTTATTTGGATTCAGTGCTCTgcagtttattttgctgaggactCAGTTCCTCCTAAGGTATTCCTTAAAATGTGGGCCTCTTTATTGAGCAtttcataatatgttttaataaaaatgagaaagcacaTGTGCAAGAGAGATTGCTACCAAGAAAGTGTTCTAGCAAAGATAAAATTGATGATGTTAATGGCATTCCATTACTTTTGTAGGATTTTAGCTATTAGAAGCAAATCTCTTAGATACAGCCCATACTCATGCCATTCAACTGAACTGGATTACACAAGGGTATAAACATCAATTGGTTAAGATCACTGAGATCCTATGAGAAGctgcattctaaataaaaaattgatgattGTGTAGGGAAACATAAAGTACAAATCTGTTGGGAAGGTGGACTGatatattctagaaaacaatgtggcaatatttagtaaaattattgctTTGGACTGAATGTGcctcccaaaattcacatgttaataCCCTTATCATTAATGTGATGGTAATTGGAGATAGGAGATAATTAAATTTGGTCATGAGGGCTGTGTCTCAGATTAATGCCCTTATTAAAAGAGGAAGACCCCTAAATCTCTCCTTCTGTATGCATCCACCAAAGAAAGCATATGAAGACGTAACCCGGAAACCAACCTTCATTAGAACCTGACTATGCTGCTACAAAACACAGAAACCAGTTATGGTACATTCAAACATACATTTAACAAGGCCATATACAAGGacagaattcaaatataaaataataattctattgttGAGAAGGGAACTAGTGCTAgattctaagaagaaagaaaaatttgaataaaagagaaggaatcttGCAAAACTCAATGATGATAATGTGACCAGGctccaaaaatagaataaaaataaggataaaatgcaattttcatcagtgggtagttaattttattcctttcctataaGTTGAAGGcctggaagaaaacaattttaaaaattggcagccTTTAATGCCAAATGCAGTAAGTATATTGATATCCATTAATGGGAATATGTCTtgtttgtagcattattcacatatcttctgataattaaagaaaaatataaccatattaCTTTTGGATGGATTTTAGGTACATTATCCAAAATACTAACTAATGGCTaagggaaagatagcagaatgagtTTGTAGGAGTAGCTTTGGGGAATACTTTGGTAGAGGAAGATCTCTACCACCTGTACTACCACTATTGAACACTATATAAGAATTAGGGTGGGGTGGCTCTTTcaggtatattaaagaaaagtctcCTTTGCCCAACCAGATCATTTTTGCCTTCCTAGCATCTCCTCTCCCCCACATCCCAGAAGTGCCAAGAGTGTTGATTTGCAATATCTAAGCTATAGCCTGGTTTCCCTAGCAACCTCCCTAGCCTCTTCATGTACAGAAGTGTCAGAGAGAGTGCTTTGTGAGGTCTAACCTCCTCCTTAGTCCTCATTGGCTGGGGAGTAACTTGCTGGCCAATGAAGGCTGAAGGGTGTGGCCCTTCATTGTCTTGGGAGGACATATATGCCTAGGATCCTTACAGCTCTTCAGAAGACCACTGGGAGGCTTCAGTATGGCTAAGGCaaccaagaaatcacagaagcctAATGCAGATATGGCCCAGTCAACATCatcgatgaaagaaagaaagaatatgaagactTCCTATCATCACTCCAGATGCGGAAGAGGCAGCAAGGTAAGATAACCCAACCCAAGCTTCTCCTTTCTGCATTCATTCCCCACGACCTAagactcctatttatttttcatctggcaCAAACCCCTACTTCACATGTATATCCTATCTTCTTTTCCCAAACCAATGCCCTTATGGCCTCTCTGTTGTCCTTACAGATACTAAAGTCCACCAATAAGGgtaaaaaaacacttcaaaataattcaagcaaaagagactcagaaaagccttccacatctctgaaaaaatctaagaaaactaaaggaaCAATACTCTTTGGTCATTATCATCggctaaatgaaaaactgaatagagagccagaaatggaaaatacccCAGAAACCTCCAGCATTTCAAGTGATGATCTGGACAGCAAGTAATTGAGTGGGGCCAGAGACCTCAGAATAATCTGCAGAGTGTCCAGAGGTCTGGCAGCTAAGAAATGGCTCAATTTTACCACAGGTTACTAACATTAATggtggtgaaaataaaatcaatctgatGTGAAAAGATGTGTATCTCTGTGAGCCTCTGATGCTGGAGTGGGAACAAATAAAAGGTAGAAGTAGGTGTTTGAGAAGGGAGAGATGTGGGATCTGTggagttggagttcaaaagaCAAATTGTTATCCACACATTGAAGGATAAAGACAAAGTGAGGACTGAGGACTGAAGACAAACTTCCTCTTTATACTTGATCCCACAGGCAAGGCGAAAAGGACTTCATGTTTCTCCCTATTTGTGTATGGCTTTAGTATGTAGATTTCCAGAAACTGTATAAGGTGAGGCATGTGAGTGgcagtatctcaaaaaatatacaagGAGTCACCTGAGGAACACTGACCTCATAGTGGTGTTTGTTACTCCATACCCTATTATGTAAGCAACTAATGGCTCTCAGAAGGGCTAAAGAACTCACTCTATCATCCCTAGGAAAGTAATGGTGATTGAAAGAACAAATCCAGAACCAATCAGCCCACTTAAGAAATTTGGGGTAGAGTAAGCCATTGGGAGTGGTCTGCCTCATGTGCTGGCAAGAAAATGGAGCATTCATTGTTCATGGAGAAGTTTTAAGCAACATGGCTCCTCCTACAAATATCTTTAagctttatctttttcaaagttgttttcatcCATGAAAAGAGTTTCATGCTTAATTTATGGAACTATAATTGAAGCACAAGAACCTGTACGTGATTAAAAAGTttgtatgtgggctggggttgtggctcagtggtagagcacttgtctggcatctgtgaggcactgggtttgatcctcagcatcacataataattaaataaaataaaggtattgggtccacctacaactatttttttaaagttcgtatgttttatcacacacacacatactaatcacaattataagagtgaatatatccatcattccttaaaatttccaaatgctgtTAGTCCCTTTTGTGATAGTAAAATACCTGAGGAtgggtactttattttttaaaaaaagatttcacaattttggaagctgaaagtctgaGATTGGGCAGCCTCACCTAGTTGgcctctgatgagggccttcCTGCTATGTCATAACATGGGCTGATGGCTTCACATGATGaaggaagtatgtgtgtgtgtatgtgagaggtaaatcacatggaaagagagaaacagagtagGAAAGGGTCAAAATTGCTCCTTTATAACATCTCTTCTCTCA harbors:
- the LOC139703535 gene encoding uncharacterized protein CXorf51A-like, whose translation is MAKATKKSQKPNADMAQSTSSMKERKNMKTSYHHSRCGRGSKILKSTNKGKKTLQNNSSKRDSEKPSTSLKKSKKTKGTILFGHYHRLNEKLNREPEMENTPETSSISSDDLDSK